One Legionella lansingensis genomic region harbors:
- a CDS encoding RidA family protein — protein MQPIHSDLAPAAIGTYSQAIRCGDTVYLSGQIPLDPQTMQLCSTEVRMQINQVFDNLTAVCEAAGGSLANLVKLTVYLTDLNHFPLVNEAMSRYFTEPYPARAAIGVKALPRDAQVEVDGIMVLPSK, from the coding sequence ATGCAACCGATTCACAGTGATTTAGCACCGGCGGCAATTGGTACCTATAGTCAAGCCATTCGTTGTGGCGATACCGTTTATTTGTCTGGGCAGATCCCCCTTGATCCTCAAACCATGCAATTATGCAGTACTGAGGTTAGAATGCAAATTAACCAGGTGTTCGATAACCTGACAGCCGTTTGTGAAGCGGCGGGTGGTAGTCTTGCCAATCTTGTCAAGCTCACCGTCTACCTGACAGATTTGAATCACTTTCCTTTAGTCAATGAGGCGATGAGTCGTTATTTTACAGAACCTTATCCTGCAAGAGCAGCCATCGGCGTTAAAGCGTTGCCTCGTGATGCGCAGGTAGAGGTCGATGGCATAATGGTCTTGCCATCCAAATAG
- a CDS encoding retropepsin-like aspartic protease family protein: MSDTEYTKVGRFMFLVVWLIFFGLLFLFFYSYQGAEQSEYQIASGGITISPDKQGHYYLDGYINHQPVRFLIDTGATLIAVPQNLATSMNLRGRYPITIKTANGEVTGFLTRLEEISFADFKLHNVKAVIVPADDEELVLLGMNVLSQFHLSQEGKRLILKRNQDARNH; this comes from the coding sequence GTGAGTGACACCGAATACACCAAAGTGGGCCGTTTTATGTTCCTGGTGGTTTGGTTAATCTTCTTTGGGCTGCTATTTTTATTTTTTTATTCCTATCAAGGGGCAGAACAAAGCGAATATCAGATCGCATCAGGGGGGATCACAATTTCCCCGGACAAACAGGGGCATTACTACCTTGATGGTTATATTAATCATCAGCCCGTCAGATTTCTTATTGATACTGGGGCAACGTTGATTGCGGTTCCCCAGAATTTAGCGACGTCCATGAACCTTCGTGGACGTTATCCTATAACCATCAAAACCGCAAACGGCGAGGTTACCGGCTTCTTGACAAGGCTTGAGGAAATTTCCTTTGCTGATTTCAAGTTGCATAATGTAAAAGCAGTTATTGTTCCAGCAGATGATGAGGAACTGGTGTTACTAGGAATGAATGTATTGTCACAATTTCATCTATCTCAGGAAGGCAAGCGTCTAATTCTAAAAAGGAATCAAGATGCACGAAATCATTAA
- a CDS encoding IS110 family RNA-guided transposase — MSAYEFVGIDIAKDKFDSALSIDNRYKHAVFSNSKKGYEDFLKWLNQYASSPWVCMEATGHYSEGLADFLVEKGVRVSVVNPFQVKSFAKACLARNKNDTIDAKITAQFCQRMEPRIYQSSSAEQKEIKELTKVLDMLKVQVIQLTNQLHSIRGRAAQKSLKKMIEKRKQEIKAIQQQIDELISNNQQLQEKLDLLLSIKGIGKLTAYYVLARMPDIQCFQTAKQFAAYIGITPKQHQSGSLIGKTTLSRLGDSRLRKALYMAALVAKRYNKALDGFVERLQCNGKTPKTIICAVMRKLAHIIFGVLKNKQPFNENLGCF; from the coding sequence ATGAGTGCATATGAATTTGTAGGTATTGATATTGCCAAGGATAAATTTGATAGTGCTCTAAGCATCGATAATCGCTATAAACATGCTGTCTTCTCAAATTCAAAGAAAGGCTATGAAGATTTCCTTAAATGGCTTAATCAATATGCATCATCTCCTTGGGTGTGCATGGAAGCAACAGGTCATTATAGTGAGGGACTTGCTGATTTCTTAGTGGAGAAAGGTGTTCGCGTCAGTGTTGTAAATCCCTTCCAGGTTAAGAGTTTTGCTAAAGCCTGCCTAGCCCGTAATAAAAATGATACGATTGACGCTAAAATCACCGCTCAATTTTGTCAACGAATGGAACCACGCATTTATCAATCCAGCTCTGCAGAGCAAAAGGAAATCAAAGAATTAACCAAAGTATTGGATATGTTGAAAGTTCAGGTTATTCAATTAACAAACCAACTGCATAGTATTAGAGGTCGTGCGGCACAGAAAAGCTTAAAGAAAATGATAGAAAAACGTAAGCAAGAAATAAAAGCGATTCAACAACAAATTGATGAGTTAATTAGCAATAATCAACAACTTCAAGAAAAATTGGACTTGTTACTTTCTATCAAAGGCATAGGCAAACTCACTGCTTATTATGTGCTGGCACGAATGCCTGATATCCAGTGCTTTCAAACAGCCAAACAATTTGCCGCCTATATAGGTATCACCCCCAAACAACATCAATCCGGCTCTCTCATTGGCAAAACAACTCTCTCAAGACTCGGAGATAGTCGATTAAGAAAGGCTCTTTACATGGCTGCTTTAGTCGCCAAACGCTACAATAAAGCTTTGGATGGCTTTGTCGAAAGACTCCAATGCAATGGAAAAACTCCAAAAACTATAATTTGTGCCGTGATGCGTAAATTGGCTCATATCATTTTTGGAGTCCTAAAAAATAAGCAACCTTTTAACGAAAATTTAGGTTGCTTTTGA
- a CDS encoding ATP-binding cassette domain-containing protein, which produces MSIISFHGVSLNLAGNCLLDQVDWQIQPQDRIALVGRNGAGKSSLLRLLQGELVADSGQMSQVSGLRVAGLTQEVPLSAQETVYHFLVRSLGEVGEVLSEFHELTQANEVAKLVKCQQKMDDLHAWDLLPRVDMMATRLGVSPNVKMSQLSGGMKRRALLAAALIAAPDLLLLDEPTNHLDLNAIEWLESYLKTYSGSVLLVTHDREFLSQVATRIVEIDRGKLYSYDCDYETYLDRREGRRLSEQKQNELFDKRLADEEAWLRTGIKARRTRNEGRVRALKAMREQYKARREQLGKVQTMELDVSRSGALVIEAKDVSYVIEGKTLLRHFSLLLMRGDKVGIIGPNGCGKTTLLRLLLGELKPDSGSVRHGTALEIAYFDQLRRKLDEQQTVMANVADGSDYVIINGKQKHVASYLREFLFPPERFNQTVATLSGGERNRLLLAKLFAKPINLLVMDEPTNDLDIETLELLENRLMDYPGTLLLISHDRAFINQVVSSVLVYEGEGQFTEYVGGYEDYRMQKKQQQREPTTKPVKRAKMSVKLSFNEQRELAQLPEKIEALEEKISQLQLKMLQPDFYQQDAQVIADYNQQLAADEQALAQLYERWEILEDKG; this is translated from the coding sequence ATGAGTATTATTTCCTTTCATGGCGTCAGTTTAAATCTTGCTGGTAATTGTTTACTTGACCAAGTGGATTGGCAAATTCAACCTCAGGATAGAATTGCCTTGGTGGGCAGAAATGGCGCGGGCAAATCCTCTTTATTACGCTTGTTACAAGGAGAATTAGTAGCAGATAGTGGGCAAATGAGTCAGGTGAGTGGCTTGCGTGTTGCTGGCTTGACTCAGGAAGTGCCCTTAAGTGCCCAAGAAACGGTCTACCATTTTTTGGTAAGAAGCCTAGGCGAGGTGGGTGAAGTGCTTTCTGAATTTCATGAGCTTACACAAGCCAATGAGGTTGCCAAATTGGTGAAATGCCAGCAGAAGATGGATGATCTGCATGCCTGGGATCTCTTACCCAGAGTAGACATGATGGCAACCAGACTAGGCGTTTCCCCTAATGTGAAGATGAGCCAATTATCAGGGGGCATGAAACGGCGAGCGTTGCTCGCTGCAGCGTTGATTGCAGCGCCTGATCTTTTGCTATTAGATGAACCGACTAACCATTTGGATCTCAATGCCATTGAATGGTTGGAGTCTTACTTAAAGACCTATTCCGGAAGTGTATTGCTTGTTACTCACGATCGGGAATTTTTAAGCCAAGTCGCCACCCGCATTGTCGAAATTGATCGAGGCAAATTATACAGTTATGACTGCGATTACGAGACTTATTTAGACAGACGCGAAGGCAGACGCTTAAGTGAACAAAAGCAAAATGAGTTATTCGATAAACGTTTGGCCGATGAAGAAGCCTGGCTCCGTACAGGCATTAAAGCGAGACGCACTCGTAACGAAGGTCGTGTACGCGCTTTAAAAGCCATGCGAGAGCAATACAAAGCCCGTCGTGAACAACTTGGTAAAGTGCAAACGATGGAGCTCGATGTTTCGCGCTCAGGTGCTTTAGTGATTGAAGCCAAGGATGTGAGCTATGTCATCGAAGGAAAAACCCTGTTGCGTCATTTCTCATTGCTGCTCATGCGTGGGGATAAAGTAGGCATTATTGGCCCGAATGGTTGTGGTAAAACCACGCTCCTTCGCCTGTTATTAGGTGAATTAAAACCCGACTCTGGTTCGGTGCGTCATGGAACCGCTTTGGAGATTGCCTATTTTGATCAACTAAGGCGTAAATTAGATGAACAACAAACAGTGATGGCGAATGTCGCCGATGGGTCTGATTACGTCATCATTAATGGTAAACAAAAACATGTCGCTTCCTATCTGCGCGAATTTTTATTCCCACCCGAGCGTTTTAATCAAACCGTTGCCACACTCTCAGGGGGTGAGCGTAATCGCTTGTTGCTGGCTAAATTATTCGCGAAACCGATTAATTTATTGGTCATGGATGAGCCTACCAATGACTTGGATATAGAAACCCTGGAATTATTAGAAAATAGGCTGATGGATTATCCGGGCACCTTGCTCTTGATCAGTCACGATAGAGCATTCATTAATCAGGTGGTTAGTAGTGTTTTGGTTTATGAAGGGGAAGGGCAATTTACAGAATATGTGGGTGGTTACGAAGATTATCGCATGCAGAAAAAACAACAACAGCGAGAACCAACCACTAAACCTGTAAAGCGTGCGAAAATGTCGGTAAAGTTAAGCTTTAATGAGCAACGTGAATTAGCGCAACTACCAGAGAAAATTGAAGCGTTGGAGGAAAAAATCTCGCAACTGCAACTGAAGATGTTGCAGCCTGATTTTTATCAACAAGATGCTCAAGTGATTGCTGATTACAATCAACAATTGGCGGCTGACGAGCAAGCGTTGGCACAATTGTATGAACGTTGGGAAATATTGGAAGACAAGGGGTAA
- the murI gene encoding glutamate racemase: MNKNNLPIGVFDSGMGGLTVLRALKATLKRESFVYLGDTARLPYGTKSPDTVQQYALQMTRVLVERQIKALVIACNTATTAALPHLQAMLPDMPVIGVVSPGAAAVVAATKNHRVAVLATETTIASQAYQRLISAQLPQATISARACSVLVALAEEGMIDNAVAHETLKHYLAGLYEEDTLLLGCTHFPVFKTVLKTLLPDGVTIVDSAEATAKALHDVLVKADLLTTNGSTSTVNYLVTDSIKRFQTVGEIFLGEPLNVERIELVDACKLTK; the protein is encoded by the coding sequence ATGAATAAAAACAATTTGCCTATTGGTGTGTTTGATTCAGGAATGGGTGGCTTAACGGTGCTGCGGGCATTGAAAGCGACGCTAAAACGTGAATCGTTTGTCTATCTAGGGGACACCGCTCGATTGCCCTATGGTACAAAAAGTCCTGATACTGTCCAACAATATGCCTTGCAAATGACAAGGGTGCTCGTTGAGAGACAAATCAAAGCCTTGGTGATTGCCTGTAATACGGCAACCACTGCCGCATTACCCCATCTACAAGCCATGCTTCCTGATATGCCCGTTATAGGTGTTGTTTCACCCGGAGCGGCTGCTGTGGTTGCAGCGACGAAAAATCATCGTGTTGCCGTATTAGCTACGGAGACCACCATTGCTTCTCAAGCTTATCAACGTTTGATCTCAGCGCAATTACCGCAAGCGACAATAAGCGCTCGTGCTTGCAGTGTATTGGTGGCATTGGCGGAAGAAGGGATGATAGATAATGCCGTTGCTCATGAAACCCTAAAACATTATTTGGCAGGATTGTATGAAGAGGACACCTTGCTTTTAGGGTGCACGCATTTTCCTGTATTTAAGACGGTGTTAAAGACACTTTTACCTGATGGTGTGACGATTGTCGATTCAGCTGAAGCAACAGCTAAGGCTTTGCACGATGTCTTAGTGAAGGCTGATCTGCTTACCACAAATGGTTCAACCAGTACAGTCAATTACTTGGTTACTGACTCAATTAAGCGGTTTCAAACCGTAGGAGAAATTTTTCTTGGTGAGCCGTTGAATGTTGAGAGAATTGAGTTGGTGGATGCTTGTAAGTTAACGAAGTAA
- a CDS encoding tyrosine-type recombinase/integrase — protein sequence MKSQLILLPLFDNIHHLHKNHENVVLPNPKFQNDFYYSLNFLKSYVGSLGTFNSYRRETERLLQWCWHIKKATLNQLKREDIEQFVRFCQNPPQTWIGLKKVPRFIDKEGKRIPNENWRPFVATISKVGRKQGAHPSVEQFNLSQGAIQEIFAILSTFFNFLIAEEYLVSNPVTLIRQKSKFVRKRQQNAPIRRLSLSQWEAVLAAANALAEENPEKHERTLFILSMLFGMYLRISELAASDRWIPMMNDFAKDANGQWWFTTVGKGNKERQIAVSDAMLESLMRWRQFLGLTALPSPADNSPLIPKIRGTGPMSDTAPIRRLVQLCFDLAAQQLRKQNRVEEADHLAAATVHWLRHTGISEDVKFRPREHVRDDAGHASSATTDRYIDVERQARHQSARKKKIEVVSD from the coding sequence ATGAAGTCTCAACTTATACTTCTGCCACTATTCGATAACATTCATCATTTACATAAAAATCATGAAAATGTCGTTTTGCCCAATCCCAAATTTCAAAATGATTTTTACTATAGTTTGAATTTCCTCAAAAGTTATGTAGGTAGCTTAGGAACGTTTAATAGTTATCGCCGTGAAACTGAACGCTTATTACAGTGGTGTTGGCATATTAAGAAAGCAACATTGAATCAACTAAAAAGAGAAGACATAGAGCAATTTGTCCGTTTCTGCCAAAACCCGCCACAAACATGGATTGGTTTGAAAAAAGTCCCCCGTTTTATTGACAAAGAGGGGAAACGTATTCCTAACGAAAACTGGCGTCCTTTTGTGGCGACCATTAGCAAAGTGGGGAGGAAGCAAGGTGCTCATCCATCCGTAGAGCAATTCAATTTATCACAGGGCGCCATTCAAGAAATCTTTGCCATTTTGAGTACCTTTTTTAATTTTTTGATTGCTGAAGAATATCTCGTCTCTAATCCTGTTACCTTGATCAGACAGAAGAGCAAATTCGTCCGTAAACGCCAGCAAAATGCGCCTATTCGACGTTTAAGTCTGAGCCAATGGGAAGCAGTGCTTGCAGCTGCAAATGCGCTTGCTGAAGAAAACCCGGAGAAACATGAGCGCACCCTTTTCATCTTGAGCATGTTATTTGGCATGTACTTAAGGATTTCAGAATTAGCCGCGAGCGACCGTTGGATTCCGATGATGAATGATTTTGCCAAAGACGCAAATGGACAATGGTGGTTCACCACGGTAGGGAAAGGAAATAAAGAAAGACAAATAGCAGTAAGTGATGCGATGCTGGAAAGTTTAATGCGTTGGCGTCAATTTTTAGGTCTAACCGCCCTACCTTCCCCTGCTGATAATTCACCGCTTATCCCCAAAATTCGCGGCACAGGCCCCATGAGCGACACAGCACCTATCCGGCGGTTAGTGCAACTTTGTTTCGACCTGGCCGCGCAACAGTTGCGTAAGCAAAATCGAGTTGAAGAAGCTGATCATTTAGCGGCAGCTACGGTGCATTGGTTAAGGCATACAGGTATATCAGAAGACGTTAAATTTCGTCCTAGAGAGCATGTTAGGGATGATGCTGGGCATGCGTCCAGTGCGACGACGGATCGTTACATTGATGTTGAAAGACAAGCACGCCATCAATCGGCACGTAAGAAGAAAATTGAAGTGGTGAGTGATTAA